A region from the uncultured Sunxiuqinia sp. genome encodes:
- a CDS encoding cytochrome b N-terminal domain-containing protein has translation MNTKHPTKRSYSSLEKFALHLHPKMIDERAVAFNRTFGLGGICALLFVILAITGMILRFSYIPTVEHAYDSITNLNTHTIFGGLLRSLHHLSANLLVITSFLHLLRVYYSQAIFKERAENWIYGLVLMFLVMASSFTGYLLPWDQLAYWAITIFIQIFEYIPLFGHSLANFIRSGETLNSNTLLNFYNLHTGVLPLLFVFFVSVHFWLVRKAGGVALPEEEETQKVPVIPNLVVKEIMVALLLVAGLFLVAVFYSAPLLDQANPNHSPNPSKSPWYFLGAQELLLHVHPAFSAVIIPGYLLLFFITVPYLNYKNLNIGVWFNSPEGKKLVIHSALFSFFFTFGLIYLLDHFLHFDVWLSSFPSWISIGIVPFLLYAIPVGSFLFYGFRRYKVHNTEVIMASTTVIMVSYLTMLLISLLLRGEGMLLIF, from the coding sequence ATGAACACAAAACACCCAACTAAACGAAGCTATTCTTCCCTTGAGAAATTTGCACTGCATTTACATCCAAAAATGATCGATGAACGTGCGGTTGCATTTAACCGGACTTTTGGTTTGGGAGGTATATGCGCACTATTATTTGTTATTTTGGCGATAACGGGGATGATCCTGCGTTTTTCCTATATCCCAACGGTTGAGCATGCCTATGATTCGATTACGAATTTAAACACCCATACGATCTTCGGAGGGTTATTACGCAGCCTGCATCATTTGTCTGCAAATTTACTGGTGATTACTTCATTTCTACATTTGTTACGCGTGTATTATTCTCAGGCGATATTCAAAGAGAGAGCTGAAAATTGGATTTATGGACTTGTTTTGATGTTTCTGGTTATGGCATCAAGTTTTACCGGTTATCTATTGCCATGGGATCAACTTGCCTATTGGGCAATAACTATTTTCATCCAGATTTTTGAATACATCCCGCTTTTTGGGCATTCTTTAGCAAATTTCATTCGCAGTGGCGAAACCTTGAATTCGAATACCTTACTTAATTTTTACAATTTACATACTGGTGTTCTGCCTCTTTTATTCGTGTTTTTTGTGAGTGTGCACTTTTGGTTGGTCCGCAAAGCAGGAGGGGTGGCATTACCCGAGGAGGAAGAGACACAGAAGGTTCCGGTGATCCCAAACTTGGTTGTAAAAGAGATTATGGTCGCTCTTTTGCTTGTCGCGGGTTTATTTTTAGTTGCCGTTTTTTATTCGGCGCCACTTTTAGATCAGGCTAATCCAAACCATAGTCCAAACCCGAGTAAGTCGCCTTGGTATTTTTTAGGAGCCCAGGAGCTTCTGCTCCATGTACATCCGGCTTTTAGTGCGGTCATCATCCCGGGTTATCTGCTTTTGTTTTTTATTACGGTTCCTTATTTGAACTATAAGAATCTAAACATTGGAGTTTGGTTCAATTCACCGGAAGGGAAAAAACTAGTGATTCATTCAGCATTATTTTCATTTTTTTTCACTTTCGGATTGATCTATTTGCTTGATCATTTTTTGCATTTTGATGTGTGGTTGAGCTCTTTCCCTTCATGGATCAGTATTGGCATAGTTCCTTTTTTATTATACGCAATTCCTGTTGGCTCATTCCTTTTTTACGGATTTAGAAGATACAAAGTGCACAATACAGAAGTGATCATGGCCTCAACAACGGTAATCATGGTATCATACCTGACGATGTTGTTAATATCGCTTTTACTAAGAGGCGAAGGGATGTTGTTAATTTTTTAA
- a CDS encoding HAMP domain-containing sensor histidine kinase, with protein MVRTLAKISLILLIIVALPIGFFFVRELSALSKNEQMVERVFSTQLESILYSINQYSENVVQHWKQSLDQPIEPESGIMKGLVENLFQNNQAILAVRFSDTTTSEEQAQYFNDSIFAIDTEIPRKKIEVLRGFLEENYQRVEIEPSGDYLIFYFLPKSKNGEQICQLIIDPDLFIQQNLRPTMQKVAQDLFYISISDSISGEVLFETDRENELSHSVEKATMWYLPTSKLGIHLKTKTIEQLASERTQRDNYMLLGMGLFVAMGFIFVFINIRKEMKLAELKSEFVANVSHEIRTPLALISMYAETLLLKRIKTEEKKEEYLKTIQQESTRLTGIVNRILNFSRIEKNRVKYHFENIDLKQVIPEIVHSFDSHFETANIHCHQESFEGSVWVQADRESLKTIVGNLLDNAIKYSDAEKKIVRVRIRKKAKQIWIEVEDNGIGISAKNQKHIFEQFYRVTEGDLAHKAKGSGLGLNLVKRIMKAHGGSVVVRSKLEEGSTFILKFPEKK; from the coding sequence ATGGTTCGAACACTCGCGAAAATAAGTCTCATATTGCTGATTATTGTTGCCTTGCCCATTGGGTTCTTCTTTGTTCGGGAGCTTTCGGCACTGAGCAAAAATGAACAAATGGTTGAGCGGGTTTTCAGCACTCAGCTCGAATCAATTCTATATTCCATCAATCAGTATTCTGAAAATGTGGTGCAACATTGGAAACAGAGTCTGGATCAGCCGATTGAGCCTGAAAGTGGAATCATGAAAGGACTGGTTGAAAACTTGTTTCAAAATAATCAAGCAATTCTTGCCGTTCGTTTCTCCGATACCACTACGTCAGAAGAACAAGCGCAATATTTTAATGATTCAATTTTTGCAATCGATACAGAAATACCGAGAAAGAAGATAGAGGTGTTACGAGGTTTTCTGGAGGAAAACTACCAACGGGTTGAGATAGAGCCTTCGGGAGATTATCTTATTTTTTACTTCCTGCCAAAAAGTAAAAATGGCGAACAAATTTGCCAGTTGATAATCGATCCGGATTTATTTATTCAGCAAAATCTGAGACCAACAATGCAGAAAGTTGCTCAGGATTTATTCTACATCAGTATTTCCGATTCCATTTCAGGAGAAGTGTTATTCGAAACTGATCGGGAGAATGAGTTGTCGCATTCAGTTGAAAAAGCCACAATGTGGTATTTGCCAACTTCCAAACTGGGCATTCATTTAAAAACAAAAACAATTGAACAGCTGGCCTCGGAACGCACACAGCGCGATAATTATATGCTATTAGGAATGGGTCTTTTTGTAGCTATGGGTTTTATTTTCGTGTTTATTAATATTCGGAAGGAGATGAAATTGGCTGAATTGAAATCTGAATTTGTGGCGAATGTGTCTCACGAAATTCGAACGCCATTGGCACTCATTAGCATGTATGCTGAAACCTTATTGTTGAAGCGAATCAAAACCGAGGAAAAAAAAGAAGAATACTTGAAAACCATTCAACAGGAAAGCACTCGATTGACCGGCATTGTAAATCGTATTTTGAATTTTTCGCGTATTGAAAAAAATCGGGTCAAATACCATTTTGAGAATATTGATTTAAAGCAGGTTATTCCAGAAATTGTGCACTCTTTTGATTCGCATTTTGAAACCGCAAACATTCACTGTCACCAGGAATCTTTCGAGGGTTCAGTATGGGTACAGGCCGATCGGGAATCATTAAAGACAATAGTTGGTAATTTGTTGGACAATGCGATTAAATACAGTGATGCTGAGAAAAAAATTGTGCGTGTACGAATCCGAAAGAAAGCAAAACAGATTTGGATTGAGGTGGAAGATAATGGAATTGGTATCTCAGCCAAAAATCAGAAACACATATTCGAGCAGTTTTATCGGGTTACTGAAGGCGATTTAGCACATAAAGCGAAAGGTTCTGGTTTGGGATTAAATCTTGTAAAAAGGATTATGAAAGCTCACGGAGGAAGCGTGGTAGTGCGTAGTAAGCTGGAGGAGGGAAGTACATTCATTTTAAAATTTCCAGAAAAAAAGTAG
- a CDS encoding beta galactosidase jelly roll domain-containing protein, which yields MSIKVITTSIFFLIFVHSIELKASDWKSLVGLRGRWLFTVGDDPEWARPGADVSDWDTIDAPWEWEHYYEGYNGYAWYRKYFSISNLSETEFVDLFLGVIDDVDEVFVNGYKVGQSGDFPPNYKTAYNQERHYLVPTKILNNSKNLIAVRVYDEGLEGGFVRADRFGFYDDRDQARMAINLRGTWKFTTENFGDMHNPRSSEERWHDIYVPMTWESQGYEGYDGRAWYRKRFSVPERLKGQDLYIVLGKIDDFDEVYLNGELIGEVQDLNNYSRFQRDQVWQLYRIYEIPSHLLRSKNMISVEVLDSHGEGGIYEGPIGIMKETDVQSFREKIRWQRQDSGWNSFFKELIRLLD from the coding sequence ATGTCCATTAAGGTAATAACAACAAGTATATTTTTTTTGATATTCGTTCATTCTATCGAACTAAAAGCTTCAGATTGGAAATCGTTGGTTGGTTTGAGGGGACGTTGGCTTTTTACCGTGGGCGATGATCCTGAATGGGCTAGGCCCGGAGCCGACGTTAGTGATTGGGATACGATTGATGCTCCTTGGGAATGGGAGCACTATTATGAAGGCTACAATGGATATGCGTGGTACCGTAAATACTTCAGTATATCTAACTTGTCGGAAACTGAATTTGTAGACCTATTTCTTGGGGTTATCGATGATGTGGATGAAGTCTTTGTCAATGGTTATAAAGTAGGACAAAGCGGAGACTTTCCTCCAAACTACAAAACTGCTTATAACCAGGAACGGCACTACCTGGTTCCAACAAAAATTTTGAATAATAGTAAGAATTTGATTGCAGTTCGGGTTTATGATGAAGGACTTGAGGGTGGCTTTGTAAGGGCTGATAGATTTGGCTTTTACGATGATCGTGATCAGGCTCGAATGGCCATTAATTTGAGAGGTACATGGAAGTTTACGACTGAGAACTTTGGAGATATGCATAATCCTCGGAGTAGTGAGGAGCGTTGGCATGATATATACGTGCCCATGACCTGGGAGAGCCAGGGGTATGAGGGGTACGACGGACGGGCTTGGTATCGAAAACGTTTCTCAGTGCCTGAAAGATTGAAAGGACAAGATCTCTATATAGTGCTTGGAAAGATTGACGATTTTGATGAAGTCTATTTGAATGGTGAACTGATTGGCGAAGTTCAGGATTTAAATAATTATTCCCGATTTCAACGTGATCAGGTTTGGCAACTCTATCGGATTTATGAAATACCATCTCATTTACTGAGAAGTAAAAATATGATTTCAGTAGAAGTGCTGGATAGTCACGGAGAGGGTGGAATTTATGAGGGGCCCATCGGAATTATGAAAGAGACAGATGTCCAGTCTTTTCGAGAAAAAATAAGATGGCAGCGTCAGGATAGTGGTTGGAATTCATTTTTTAAGGAGCTGATCCGTCTATTAGATTAA
- a CDS encoding response regulator transcription factor, which translates to MSRILIVEDEQAMMIGLRDNLEFEGYQVDTADRGDDGLKKILSGNYNLVLLDVMLPGMSGFDVCKKTRAASIETPIILLTARGEELDKVLGLELGADDYVTKPFSLRELLARIKVILRRAGGRVQKDTDLITIGNISVSFESYEAFNASDEQVKMSHKEFEILHYLCSHSGKIVTRDDILDHVWGVDYQPTSRTVDNFIVRLRNKVDTPENQHIITVHGVGYKLVL; encoded by the coding sequence ATGTCAAGAATATTGATTGTTGAAGATGAACAGGCTATGATGATCGGCCTACGCGATAATCTGGAGTTTGAAGGTTACCAGGTAGATACTGCTGATCGTGGAGATGATGGGCTGAAAAAAATTTTATCGGGTAATTATAATTTGGTTCTATTGGATGTGATGCTTCCCGGAATGTCAGGATTTGACGTGTGTAAAAAGACCAGGGCCGCCAGTATTGAAACGCCAATTATTTTATTAACTGCACGCGGTGAAGAGCTTGACAAAGTCCTTGGTTTGGAGCTCGGTGCCGATGATTATGTCACCAAACCATTCAGTTTGCGAGAACTACTAGCTCGAATAAAAGTAATTTTACGTCGCGCCGGAGGTAGAGTTCAAAAAGATACTGATTTGATTACAATTGGCAATATTAGTGTTTCTTTTGAGTCATACGAAGCTTTTAACGCGAGCGATGAGCAGGTGAAAATGTCACACAAAGAGTTTGAAATTCTCCACTATCTCTGCAGTCACAGCGGAAAAATAGTTACTCGCGATGATATTTTAGACCATGTGTGGGGAGTGGATTATCAGCCTACGTCTCGGACAGTCGATAATTTCATTGTTCGCCTTCGCAATAAAGTTGATACTCCGGAAAACCAGCATATCATCACCGTACACGGGGTTGGCTATAAACTGGTGCTTTAA
- a CDS encoding beta galactosidase jelly roll domain-containing protein: protein MRSSYTIKGVVSILSVLLIATSSFAFNSDEKDLSGQWKFRIGDRYEWATTGYDDSDWDDIRVPARWEDEGFRGYDGYAWYRTTVRVGGELKDKVMVLELGYIDDVDEVFVNGVKVGQTGSFPPNLSTAYNALRKYQIPSDVLQIGEENLIAVRVYDSHLEGGIVSGNVRLFSAGVIPPFQINMTGSWLFNKGKKFNPADHRKIQVPGVWENQGYKNLDGHAVYAKKIKIAGDLVSQRLVLLAGKIDDADMLFINGELIARTGDFSGWGRNEFYNEFRNYFIAPETFKAGVENLIEIRVFDSGHDGGIYEGPVGIMTQDDFRKYWKSKRRN, encoded by the coding sequence ATGAGGAGTTCGTATACCATAAAGGGAGTAGTAAGTATCTTATCGGTGCTATTAATAGCAACGTCAAGTTTTGCTTTTAATTCGGATGAAAAAGACTTGAGCGGTCAGTGGAAGTTCCGGATTGGAGACCGCTATGAATGGGCTACTACCGGGTATGATGATTCGGATTGGGATGACATTCGGGTGCCTGCACGGTGGGAAGATGAAGGTTTTCGTGGGTATGATGGTTATGCTTGGTATCGAACCACTGTGAGGGTCGGCGGTGAACTGAAAGATAAAGTGATGGTGCTTGAACTTGGCTATATCGATGATGTAGATGAGGTGTTTGTCAATGGAGTGAAAGTAGGACAAACAGGATCATTTCCTCCTAATTTATCAACAGCTTACAATGCCTTGAGAAAATATCAAATACCTTCAGATGTGCTTCAAATTGGAGAAGAAAACCTTATTGCTGTTCGAGTTTACGATAGTCATTTGGAAGGTGGCATTGTCTCAGGGAATGTTCGTCTTTTCTCGGCAGGAGTGATACCTCCTTTTCAAATAAATATGACTGGTTCGTGGTTGTTCAACAAAGGGAAGAAATTTAATCCGGCTGATCATAGGAAAATTCAAGTTCCAGGAGTATGGGAAAACCAAGGATACAAGAATTTAGATGGTCATGCTGTTTACGCAAAAAAAATAAAGATTGCCGGCGATCTGGTATCGCAACGATTGGTTTTATTAGCTGGTAAAATTGACGATGCTGATATGTTGTTTATAAATGGCGAGTTAATAGCTAGAACGGGCGATTTTTCTGGTTGGGGGCGCAATGAATTTTATAATGAATTTAGAAATTACTTTATCGCTCCTGAAACCTTCAAAGCAGGGGTGGAAAATCTCATCGAAATCAGGGTTTTTGATAGCGGACACGATGGAGGAATTTATGAAGGGCCAGTAGGCATTATGACACAAGATGATTTCAGGAAGTACTGGAAATCAAAACGACGAAATTAG
- the hcp gene encoding hydroxylamine reductase, protein MENMFCFQCQEAAKGVGCTIKGVCGKPSDVANLQDTLLFVLKGISILNTDLKTVGKADKKANKVVFDGLFSTITNANFDHTAFVIRIKKSLKFRDELKAKVAEAGLTISDHESVHWTAKTGEEFEAKASEVGVLSEQNEDVRSLKELIIYGLKGLAAYAEHAYNLAHEKQEIFDFMMEALAKTTKDLSVDELVGLTLETGKFGVDVMALLDAANTSTYGNPEVTKVNIGVRNNPAILISGHDMRDMEDLLKQTEGTGVDVYTHSEMLPANYYPEFKKYKQLAGNYGNAWWKQKEEFESFNGPILFTTNCIVPPLEKATYKDRIYTTGASGLTGSIHIPDRKEGEMKDFSAIIEHAKKCATPTEIETGEIVGGFAHNQVFELAEPIVEAVKTGAIRKFFVMAGCDGRMMSRDYYEEFAAKLPNDTVILTAGCAKYRYNKLPLGDINGIPRVIDAGQCNDSYSLAVVALKLKEIFELEDVNELPIAYNIAWYEQKAVIVLLALLSLGVKNIHLGPTLPAFLSPNVVNVLVENFGIAGITTADEDIKLFLEDAVA, encoded by the coding sequence ATGGAAAATATGTTTTGTTTTCAGTGCCAGGAGGCAGCAAAAGGAGTTGGATGTACAATTAAAGGAGTTTGTGGAAAACCAAGTGATGTAGCAAACCTACAAGACACGCTTCTTTTTGTGTTGAAAGGAATCTCCATTTTAAATACCGATTTGAAAACCGTTGGTAAAGCTGATAAAAAAGCAAACAAAGTCGTGTTTGACGGATTATTCAGCACCATTACCAATGCCAACTTCGATCATACGGCATTCGTTATCCGCATCAAAAAATCATTGAAATTCCGCGACGAACTGAAAGCCAAGGTAGCAGAAGCCGGCTTAACGATCAGCGATCATGAATCAGTTCATTGGACTGCAAAAACCGGAGAAGAATTTGAAGCCAAAGCCAGCGAAGTTGGTGTTTTAAGCGAGCAGAATGAAGATGTTCGTTCGTTGAAAGAGCTAATCATTTACGGTTTGAAAGGTTTAGCTGCTTATGCAGAACATGCATACAATCTGGCTCATGAAAAACAAGAGATTTTCGACTTCATGATGGAAGCACTGGCCAAAACAACTAAAGACTTGTCGGTTGACGAACTCGTTGGATTGACTTTGGAAACCGGTAAATTTGGGGTTGATGTTATGGCTCTGTTGGATGCTGCCAACACCAGCACTTATGGAAACCCTGAGGTGACAAAAGTAAACATTGGCGTGCGTAATAATCCGGCTATTCTGATTTCGGGACACGACATGCGCGACATGGAAGACCTGTTGAAACAAACCGAAGGTACGGGAGTGGATGTGTATACCCACAGCGAAATGCTGCCAGCCAACTATTACCCTGAATTCAAAAAATACAAACAACTAGCTGGGAACTACGGAAATGCCTGGTGGAAACAAAAAGAAGAGTTTGAGTCGTTCAACGGACCAATCCTGTTTACCACTAACTGTATTGTGCCACCATTGGAAAAAGCAACTTATAAAGATCGCATCTACACAACCGGCGCTAGTGGATTGACTGGATCTATCCATATTCCGGATCGCAAAGAAGGCGAAATGAAAGATTTCTCAGCGATCATTGAGCATGCCAAAAAATGTGCGACTCCAACCGAAATTGAAACCGGAGAGATTGTTGGAGGATTCGCTCACAACCAGGTATTCGAACTGGCCGAGCCAATCGTTGAAGCTGTGAAAACCGGTGCTATCCGTAAATTCTTTGTGATGGCCGGTTGCGATGGACGTATGATGAGCCGCGACTACTACGAAGAGTTTGCTGCCAAATTGCCGAACGACACCGTGATCCTGACAGCAGGATGTGCCAAATACCGTTACAACAAATTGCCTTTGGGCGACATCAACGGTATTCCACGTGTAATTGATGCCGGACAGTGTAACGACTCGTACTCATTGGCTGTAGTTGCCTTGAAACTGAAAGAAATTTTCGAGCTGGAAGATGTGAACGAGCTACCAATTGCTTACAACATTGCCTGGTACGAACAAAAAGCGGTGATTGTTTTATTGGCGCTGCTTTCTCTGGGAGTGAAAAACATTCACCTCGGACCAACATTGCCCGCATTCCTGTCGCCAAACGTCGTGAACGTATTGGTAGAGAACTTTGGCATTGCCGGAATTACAACCGCTGATGAAGATATCAAACTGTTTTTAGAAGACGCTGTTGCATAA
- a CDS encoding multiheme c-type cytochrome, protein MKNRKIFERISFIAIGVLVASMPLYLFVNKIIMGGQELPSGPQFVGRETCIECHLNEYNDWVGSDHDKAMDHANDSTVLGDFNNRSIEYNGMAHKMYKRDGRFYVLTDGESGRLEEFEIKYVFGYYPLQQYLVEFDKGRLQTLSLTWDSEHNEWYHMAEAIYTDEIVSHGNWLHWTNQAQNWNSMCADCHSTNLEKGYDVENDSYHTIWSEIDVSCEACHGPASEHLKWAAKAEYARDIHSNYGLAVQTSDIDNKTYVDLCVRCHSRRLTLGDFNHSEDIYNHSIPVLPTGESYHIDGQVLDEDYVYGSFTQSKMYMRDVKCNDCHNVHSTQLLFEDNRLCTQCHRADDYDTYSHHFHKNEGEDGEAVVADDGVKFDVGEGTRCVNCHMPAQFYMSVDYRSDHSIRIPRPDLTKELGTPNACNQCHDEKSVDWAIEYVNKWHGVGRPYQYGIAFKEALTGSDEGYEALVNTYRDNVYPEIIRATALEFLGSYYPVRGKELLIEALGNANNHIRYNALHNLSITDEKTLSVVLNLLNDQTKAIRIESAILLSALDQVQIPAKYKSAYNKAKAEHLSYLEYNSDFPTGKFNLANFYYNNNEINKAEEFFIRALEQDSLLHPVKVNLAMLYYTKKEYAKAENLFRDYLNHYPEDGNTLFTYALFLAEQQQYDESLEYLVRAAKYSPNNARVMYNTAMMFDFKEDYPRAEIYLSRAIEISPMDSNYYMALLNLHVKYRQSKKAKGVARTILDQFPDIPNKEQIEAIIQR, encoded by the coding sequence ATGAAAAATCGTAAAATATTTGAAAGAATAAGTTTTATAGCCATTGGTGTTTTGGTGGCGTCTATGCCATTGTATTTGTTTGTTAATAAAATTATTATGGGTGGTCAGGAGCTGCCTTCCGGACCTCAGTTTGTTGGACGGGAAACCTGTATTGAATGCCATCTGAACGAGTATAATGATTGGGTAGGGTCGGATCATGATAAAGCCATGGATCATGCAAATGACTCGACCGTTTTGGGTGATTTTAACAATCGGAGCATCGAGTATAACGGCATGGCTCATAAAATGTATAAACGGGATGGACGATTTTATGTGTTAACCGATGGTGAAAGCGGCCGTTTGGAAGAGTTTGAAATTAAGTATGTCTTTGGTTATTACCCGTTACAGCAATATTTGGTTGAGTTTGACAAGGGACGACTACAGACCTTGTCGCTTACTTGGGACTCGGAACATAACGAATGGTATCACATGGCAGAAGCTATTTACACAGATGAGATTGTCAGTCACGGAAACTGGTTGCATTGGACTAATCAAGCTCAAAATTGGAACTCCATGTGTGCAGACTGTCATTCAACCAACTTGGAAAAGGGCTATGATGTTGAAAATGACAGCTATCATACAATTTGGAGTGAAATTGATGTTAGCTGTGAAGCATGTCATGGTCCGGCCTCAGAACACCTAAAATGGGCGGCAAAGGCAGAATATGCAAGAGATATACATAGTAATTATGGATTGGCTGTTCAAACTAGCGATATTGATAATAAGACCTATGTAGACTTGTGCGTAAGGTGCCATTCCCGCAGATTGACTTTGGGCGATTTTAACCATAGCGAGGATATCTATAATCACAGTATTCCGGTTTTACCGACCGGAGAATCCTATCATATTGACGGGCAGGTACTCGATGAAGATTACGTTTATGGATCATTCACTCAAAGTAAGATGTATATGCGCGATGTCAAGTGCAACGACTGTCATAATGTTCATAGCACTCAACTTTTATTTGAAGATAACCGGTTGTGTACACAATGCCATCGTGCTGACGATTATGACACGTACAGTCATCATTTTCATAAAAATGAAGGAGAAGACGGAGAGGCAGTTGTTGCAGATGACGGTGTAAAGTTTGACGTTGGAGAAGGTACCCGCTGTGTTAATTGCCATATGCCGGCTCAATTTTATATGAGTGTTGATTATCGCAGCGACCACAGTATCCGCATCCCGCGTCCGGATTTAACTAAAGAGCTGGGGACCCCAAATGCATGCAACCAATGTCACGATGAGAAGTCTGTTGATTGGGCCATTGAATATGTCAATAAATGGCACGGTGTTGGTCGCCCATACCAGTATGGAATTGCTTTTAAGGAAGCTTTAACCGGAAGTGATGAAGGATATGAAGCCTTAGTGAATACCTATAGGGACAACGTATATCCTGAAATAATAAGAGCAACCGCATTGGAGTTTTTGGGCTCATATTATCCCGTCCGAGGGAAAGAGCTTTTAATTGAAGCCTTAGGCAATGCCAACAATCATATCAGATATAATGCGCTGCATAATTTATCCATTACCGATGAGAAAACGTTGAGTGTGGTTTTAAATTTATTAAATGACCAAACAAAAGCGATTCGCATCGAGAGTGCAATATTGCTCAGTGCCCTCGATCAGGTACAAATTCCGGCAAAATACAAGTCAGCCTATAATAAGGCCAAAGCGGAGCACTTGTCCTATTTAGAGTATAATTCTGACTTCCCGACAGGTAAATTTAACCTGGCGAACTTCTACTATAACAATAATGAGATCAACAAAGCAGAAGAATTCTTCATAAGAGCTTTAGAGCAAGATAGTTTGCTGCATCCTGTGAAAGTAAACCTAGCCATGTTGTACTATACCAAAAAAGAGTATGCAAAGGCAGAAAACTTATTTCGAGACTACTTAAACCACTACCCGGAAGATGGAAATACGTTATTTACTTATGCTTTATTTCTGGCAGAACAACAACAATATGATGAGTCTTTGGAATATCTGGTGAGAGCGGCTAAATACTCTCCAAATAATGCCAGGGTCATGTACAATACAGCGATGATGTTTGATTTTAAAGAAGACTATCCTCGTGCTGAAATCTATTTAAGTAGAGCAATTGAAATTAGTCCGATGGATTCAAATTACTACATGGCTTTGCTTAATCTGCACGTCAAGTATCGGCAGAGCAAAAAAGCGAAGGGTGTTGCCAGAACGATATTGGATCAATTCCCCGATATTCCGAACAAAGAGCAAATCGAAGCGATCATTCAAAGGTAG
- a CDS encoding Rieske (2Fe-2S) protein, with product MKFNRRRFIKRLLVAIASVEALFLIKGGIANKARLSEDKKLVRVGRSDSYEKNHVYPFLNHHFYLKRFEDGGFMALSIKCTHLGCVINHNTKTGGFNCPCHASQFGPDGEVISSPATRPLDYYPITIKDCELYVDTSIVKRRKSFLKSQLTYV from the coding sequence ATGAAATTTAACAGGAGACGGTTTATTAAACGATTACTTGTGGCAATTGCATCGGTTGAAGCATTGTTCTTAATCAAAGGCGGTATCGCCAATAAAGCCAGGTTGTCTGAAGATAAAAAGCTGGTACGGGTTGGGAGATCCGATTCGTATGAAAAGAATCATGTGTATCCTTTTTTGAACCATCATTTTTATTTAAAGCGGTTTGAAGATGGCGGATTTATGGCACTATCCATAAAATGTACGCATTTGGGATGTGTGATCAATCACAATACGAAGACAGGTGGCTTTAATTGTCCGTGCCATGCATCACAATTTGGCCCTGATGGAGAGGTGATCTCTTCACCCGCCACTCGCCCGCTTGATTACTACCCAATAACTATTAAAGACTGTGAGCTGTATGTTGATACCAGTATTGTTAAAAGACGAAAATCATTTTTGAAGTCGCAATTAACCTATGTTTGA